The proteins below come from a single Microcoleus sp. FACHB-68 genomic window:
- the murQ gene encoding N-acetylmuramic acid 6-phosphate etherase — protein sequence MKNLEERGHLLTEQINPNSQNLDQLSSLEFVDLFNREDAQTLAAIAAAREELAQAIDLTAEKLRSGGRLFYVGAGTSGRLGVLDAAECPPTFCTPPELVQGIIAGGAGALIRSSEDLEDKAEDGSEAIAHRHITKLDVVVGITAGGTTPFVHGALQAAKARGATAILIACVPAEQVSAEADLDIRLIVGPEILAGSTRLKAGTVTKMALNILSTGIMVKLGKVYGNRMVDVAVTNKKLHDRALRMLQDLTDLNRDDAGYLLERSGRSVKLALLMHWTGLEREAGQQLLDKHQGNLRTATVSYQNQQD from the coding sequence GTGAAGAATTTGGAGGAACGCGGTCATCTGCTGACTGAGCAAATCAATCCCAACAGTCAAAATTTAGACCAGTTGAGTTCGCTGGAATTTGTAGATTTGTTCAATCGGGAAGATGCTCAGACGCTTGCGGCAATTGCAGCGGCGCGGGAAGAACTGGCACAGGCAATTGACCTGACGGCAGAGAAACTGCGTAGCGGCGGACGCTTGTTTTATGTGGGTGCCGGCACAAGTGGTCGTTTGGGGGTGCTGGATGCGGCAGAGTGTCCGCCTACCTTCTGCACGCCGCCGGAACTGGTGCAGGGAATTATTGCTGGGGGTGCCGGCGCTTTAATCCGCAGTTCTGAAGATTTGGAAGACAAGGCTGAGGATGGATCGGAAGCGATTGCTCACCGGCACATTACGAAACTAGATGTGGTGGTAGGAATTACTGCCGGTGGGACAACTCCGTTTGTTCATGGTGCCTTGCAAGCCGCGAAAGCACGGGGTGCGACGGCAATTTTGATTGCGTGTGTGCCGGCAGAACAAGTGAGTGCAGAGGCTGACTTGGATATTCGGCTGATAGTTGGCCCAGAAATATTGGCCGGTTCAACTCGACTGAAAGCCGGTACGGTTACGAAGATGGCGTTAAATATCCTCTCCACCGGCATTATGGTGAAGTTGGGCAAAGTCTACGGTAATCGCATGGTGGATGTTGCGGTTACGAATAAAAAGCTCCATGATCGTGCTTTGCGAATGCTGCAAGACTTGACTGATCTTAACCGCGACGATGCCGGTTATTTATTAGAGCGCAGTGGTCGTTCTGTGAAGTTAGCGCTGCTGATGCACTGGACAGGTTTGGAACGTGAAGCCGGTCAGCAGTTGCTCGATAAGCACCAAGGTAATCTTAGAACAGCCACAGTTAGTTATCAAAATCAACAGGATTGA
- a CDS encoding DUF3110 domain-containing protein: MRVFVLIFNARTENEGIHTLKDLRSQRNKVLMFESEDDATRYALRLEAQDFPAPSVETVDDEEVIEFCRSADYDWELVPAGELALPPESNVEETEWQADSVEEEEMSQSELDRIRRQLEGLL, encoded by the coding sequence ATGCGAGTGTTCGTCTTAATCTTTAACGCCCGAACCGAGAATGAGGGAATTCATACGCTTAAGGATCTGCGATCGCAACGCAATAAAGTTCTCATGTTCGAGTCTGAAGACGATGCCACGCGCTACGCATTGCGTTTAGAAGCTCAAGATTTTCCTGCTCCATCGGTGGAAACGGTAGACGACGAAGAAGTTATAGAGTTTTGCCGCAGCGCCGACTATGACTGGGAATTAGTGCCGGCAGGTGAGCTGGCACTTCCCCCAGAAAGCAATGTGGAAGAAACAGAATGGCAAGCCGACAGTGTTGAGGAAGAAGAGATGTCTCAATCTGAACTTGATCGCATTCGCCGGCAACTCGAAGGTCTTTTATAA
- a CDS encoding calcium-binding protein, translating to MPTAVLPEFVQDKELLEGFYEGIIELPDLNDGAAVGGTAGGNTATGQGTTGNDTLTGGAGGDTLQGDLGDDSLIGNGGNDTLLGSDGDDTILGNAGNDQIFGNRDLDSLLGGEGDDTILGGQSGDQLFGEAGNDYVNGNRDSDTVYGGAGDDTVRGGQEADSLLGEAGNDTLFGDLGPDTLTGGDGLDRFVIGKGTGGSSLTGADFIVDFVNGQDLIVLAEDLTFADLRISAGTEAQNGNVIIQIQDPDQDQGTNLVLAIVQGANTGSINTSAFTPLVI from the coding sequence ATGCCAACTGCTGTTCTTCCAGAGTTCGTGCAAGACAAAGAGTTGCTGGAAGGTTTTTATGAGGGAATTATCGAGCTTCCTGATTTGAATGATGGTGCTGCAGTCGGTGGCACAGCTGGCGGGAATACAGCAACAGGACAGGGGACAACCGGCAATGATACCCTTACCGGCGGCGCTGGTGGCGATACGCTTCAAGGCGATTTGGGGGATGACAGTCTTATTGGCAATGGCGGGAACGATACGCTTTTGGGCAGCGATGGCGATGACACAATCCTAGGAAATGCCGGCAATGACCAAATTTTCGGAAACCGAGATTTAGACTCACTTTTAGGCGGCGAGGGTGACGATACAATCCTGGGCGGACAAAGTGGGGATCAACTCTTTGGGGAAGCCGGCAATGACTATGTCAATGGCAACCGAGACAGTGATACGGTTTATGGTGGCGCTGGGGATGACACGGTGCGTGGCGGGCAAGAGGCTGATAGCCTTCTCGGAGAGGCCGGCAATGATACACTATTTGGCGATCTGGGTCCTGATACGTTAACTGGCGGGGATGGGCTAGACAGGTTTGTGATCGGTAAAGGAACCGGCGGCTCATCCCTCACGGGTGCAGACTTCATTGTTGATTTTGTCAATGGTCAAGATTTAATTGTATTAGCAGAGGATCTGACGTTTGCAGATTTACGAATTTCCGCCGGCACAGAGGCTCAGAACGGCAACGTAATTATTCAAATTCAAGACCCCGATCAAGATCAAGGCACGAATCTCGTCTTGGCGATTGTCCAGGGTGCGAACACCGGCTCCATCAATACGAGTGCTTTCACTCCGCTAGTTATTTAA
- a CDS encoding translocation/assembly module TamB: MTNSPNSGNQTEPTSNRRRWPILLKRTGIALGLTLGVGAVAGGGYVWYFVNNKLAPLVEKELTETLQRPVQLGQVNRFTLAGLRFGPSRLPPTATDPDRASVEAVEIGFNILQLLATRNLILDITLVKPDVYIEQDPDGEWITVPKLVERAASGPIRTEIDTIRVRNANVVLLPSGGREVKGQEIPGGAPVPAPAPGQPAPAQGQPTNNLPPTPNTPITLTPVNGSLQLRDRNQRFIYDVTGQPTTGGSFNVAGNTVLPSLATNLNIQARDFLAVDLDRLLKRTVTLPIALYAGRLDGSLEVQVRRDEQADLRGTAQVKGVTAKIDPLPQPLFQTNGQLQFAGQNVGVQNVTTIYGKVPAQAQGFISLKEDSNLAIQVPPVSVADALEALTVEIPFTTEGIVQANILVRGQITDPVVTGTVTTPEAVKSDKPPLLVDKVNLDRLSAGFKFTQGLVALDNIRAAPTVGGQVTGEGTIRLGLNQAPPVLNIVFQGEKLPGDALAQLYNIPAPINIGQVAAAGEIVGPNTNLQTTVRWQAPQAAYPAKGTAIVLGESVLFRDTVATVASGTVAAQGQLVIGKAWEATIEPLGLALSELPEVVANVSPDIKVSDLQKLNNLSGRILRGRIRLSGPIENANAETIDASGQVLVNIAGGSAEVNGELNEGQWQATVAPSGLEVDQLAQIAASVSEEGKSPLSQKNLASLQGQVTGGEITFSGPVAELTPAAIDAEGNLSLRVAGGTANVTGQLDGGQWQASVEGSEVQISRFLPDNLSQVGPVSGRVNLSGTTDSLTVESINADGSGNIGVAGGTLSIEDVRVANGRWQASVDANRLALNPFLPESVGAYGKTLGRFTGSFDLAGSTSSFAADTVSVNGSGSLAVADGSANVTVATNAGQWRATVDADQVPLTPFLPNQAAAVAGQLGRFDGTFNLSGNTESFAVEKIRVNGSGSLAVAGGSADLSVATTNGRWQATVEAAAVPVAPFLPAQAAGIADDLGQLTGTFNLSGRTDSLTLAAINATGSGSLGVAGGTVEAQNVRVANGQWQANVEPTGVQLSRFSPDLRGLFSGDLNVSGSLTQLTPAAIRAQGDVRFSEGVAIINDPLTAAIVWDGEKVQINQATAPGVDARGFLYAQLEGAGAPQLTGIDLNVQASKFNLKNLPLEQLPDAVAFTGLSDFTGRITGTPSTPQVVGDVRVYDLVLNQVAFEPVLSGSVNYAAGKQVNLQLAGTQDQIAFNLDENNLPTNFLVRRGEAFASGTRTGNQLQLSVEQFPLTALNLPAPAVAGPGFVTGKVSGNFDVNLGNYLATRDFTSLQLAGAVRIDDPRVGYIKADSFEGQLSFVNGAASLTGGELQIGESQYLLAGSVTAGPNPQYQAQVRVVQGKLQQILTSLQVFRLQDLTRGAQAPDYASGAEVAPVGVGLPNADLLTQLRRFSEIDALLDQQRAAREESSPLPDLAELDGAFGAEINVAGSLQTGVEEARFQVRGQDWNWGRYTVDQVVADGSFDDGVLTLLPLRFERGDTLVAFSGKIGGENQSGQLQVQNFPVEPLQDFAAQFGPVPVDVTGKLNAKATLGGSLLNPQAIGEIRLEEGTLNQTPIQTAQASFSYSQARLEFGATAVVSGPDPIQVVGSVPFPALPGNDQINVAVNVQNEGLALLNVLSGQEIRWVDGQGQVQVRVEGTLNAPTITGVAQVQNATLEARLLPEPLTDVTGRVLFNRDRIVVEGIQGQFSDGQVVAQGVLPIVNELAPDDPGRQNPLRISLDRLAVNLKGLYRGGVTGLVGIGGTALQPVVSGRIQLNDGQVLLADAAAAGGGGGGVGGAAGGGAGGGGPEVSFNQLVLVLGDNLRITRQPVLNFAATGNLTINGPLYDLQPSGTISLTRGEVNLFTTQFRLDGGYPQTATFTPEGGLNPYLDVRLAASVAEVRGSLQPIKAGSSEINDALTGLGEAQTVRIIAKVEGPASQLFDNLELTSSPGRSESEIVGLLGGGFVNTLGRGDTTLAIANLAGSALLSPIESLLGRALGLSEFRLFPTITTKDGTSSSSLDLAAEAGFDITRNISASILRVLTDDQPTDFSLRYRLNEQLLLRGSTDFSGESRATVEYDVRF, encoded by the coding sequence ATGACCAACTCTCCAAATTCAGGCAACCAAACAGAACCCACTTCTAATCGGCGTCGCTGGCCGATCTTATTGAAGCGCACCGGCATTGCCTTGGGTCTTACCTTGGGCGTTGGAGCGGTGGCTGGTGGTGGGTATGTGTGGTATTTTGTCAACAATAAGTTGGCTCCACTCGTCGAAAAAGAACTCACTGAAACCCTACAGCGGCCCGTCCAGCTAGGGCAGGTAAACCGCTTTACCCTCGCCGGCTTACGGTTTGGCCCCTCACGGCTTCCCCCGACTGCTACTGATCCGGATCGTGCTTCTGTGGAAGCCGTGGAAATCGGGTTTAACATCCTGCAACTGTTGGCGACCCGAAACTTAATTTTAGATATCACCCTGGTTAAGCCGGATGTGTATATCGAGCAAGATCCCGACGGAGAGTGGATTACAGTTCCAAAACTGGTTGAAAGAGCGGCATCCGGGCCAATCAGAACCGAAATTGACACGATTCGGGTGCGAAATGCCAATGTCGTGCTGCTGCCGAGTGGAGGCAGAGAAGTAAAGGGTCAGGAAATTCCTGGCGGTGCCCCCGTGCCGGCTCCAGCGCCAGGGCAGCCAGCCCCCGCACAAGGTCAGCCGACGAACAATTTACCCCCCACTCCCAACACCCCAATTACATTGACGCCGGTTAATGGCTCACTGCAACTGCGGGATCGAAATCAACGATTTATCTATGATGTAACCGGCCAGCCTACCACCGGCGGCAGTTTCAACGTGGCCGGTAATACGGTGCTGCCGAGTCTAGCAACGAATTTAAACATCCAAGCGCGGGATTTTTTGGCCGTTGACTTGGATCGATTACTAAAACGGACTGTTACACTTCCCATTGCCTTATATGCCGGCAGATTAGACGGAAGCTTAGAAGTTCAAGTGCGGCGGGACGAACAGGCAGACTTAAGGGGAACCGCACAAGTTAAAGGCGTGACGGCTAAAATCGATCCCCTGCCACAACCGCTGTTTCAGACAAATGGTCAGTTGCAGTTTGCCGGCCAAAATGTGGGCGTGCAGAATGTTACGACAATTTACGGAAAAGTGCCGGCGCAAGCTCAAGGCTTCATTTCACTCAAGGAAGATTCTAATCTAGCAATCCAAGTTCCACCTGTTAGCGTGGCGGACGCTTTGGAAGCACTGACTGTGGAAATTCCATTTACAACGGAAGGAATTGTCCAAGCCAACATCCTGGTGCGGGGTCAGATTACCGATCCCGTGGTGACTGGAACCGTGACAACACCTGAAGCGGTGAAGTCGGACAAGCCACCTTTATTGGTAGACAAAGTGAATTTAGACCGGCTTTCCGCCGGCTTTAAGTTCACCCAAGGATTAGTTGCTCTAGATAATATTCGCGCGGCTCCGACTGTTGGCGGCCAAGTCACCGGCGAGGGCACCATTCGCTTGGGTTTAAATCAAGCGCCCCCTGTTTTAAACATCGTATTTCAGGGCGAAAAACTGCCGGGGGATGCCCTCGCCCAGCTTTATAACATCCCTGCGCCGATTAATATAGGCCAGGTTGCGGCTGCCGGCGAAATTGTTGGCCCTAACACCAACCTCCAAACTACGGTGCGATGGCAAGCACCGCAAGCGGCGTACCCAGCGAAGGGAACAGCCATCGTGCTGGGGGAAAGTGTGTTGTTTCGGGATACGGTTGCGACGGTTGCCAGTGGCACTGTGGCAGCCCAAGGCCAGTTGGTGATTGGCAAGGCGTGGGAGGCAACGATTGAGCCTTTGGGGCTGGCTTTGAGCGAACTGCCAGAGGTGGTAGCAAACGTCTCACCGGACATAAAGGTGTCAGACCTCCAGAAGCTGAATAACCTGTCCGGACGCATCCTTAGAGGTCGAATTCGCTTGTCTGGCCCGATAGAGAATGCCAACGCCGAAACAATTGATGCTAGCGGTCAGGTGCTCGTCAACATTGCCGGCGGTTCGGCTGAGGTGAATGGTGAGCTGAATGAGGGCCAATGGCAGGCCACCGTTGCGCCTTCGGGACTGGAAGTAGACCAGCTGGCACAAATTGCCGCCTCTGTCTCAGAGGAGGGCAAATCTCCCTTATCTCAGAAAAATCTCGCATCGTTACAGGGTCAGGTGACGGGGGGAGAAATCACTTTTTCCGGGCCGGTTGCTGAACTAACACCGGCAGCCATTGATGCTGAGGGAAATCTGAGTTTGCGGGTTGCCGGCGGTACGGCGAACGTCACCGGCCAACTCGACGGCGGGCAGTGGCAAGCGTCGGTTGAAGGTTCGGAAGTTCAAATTAGCCGGTTCTTGCCCGATAATTTATCGCAAGTTGGCCCGGTGAGCGGACGGGTGAATCTGTCAGGGACAACGGATAGCTTGACAGTTGAATCCATTAATGCTGATGGATCAGGCAATATTGGGGTAGCCGGCGGCACTCTCAGCATTGAGGATGTGCGAGTTGCAAATGGTCGCTGGCAGGCGTCGGTGGATGCAAATCGGCTAGCGCTCAATCCCTTCTTGCCAGAGTCTGTAGGAGCTTATGGGAAAACCTTGGGACGCTTCACCGGCTCGTTTGATTTAGCCGGCAGCACCAGTTCTTTCGCCGCCGATACCGTGAGTGTGAATGGTTCCGGCAGTCTTGCCGTTGCCGATGGTTCTGCCAATGTGACGGTTGCAACCAATGCTGGACAGTGGCGGGCGACGGTTGACGCTGACCAAGTGCCGCTGACGCCCTTTTTACCCAATCAAGCGGCAGCAGTGGCCGGTCAGTTGGGCCGGTTTGATGGCACGTTCAATTTATCTGGAAATACCGAATCCTTTGCTGTGGAAAAAATTCGCGTCAATGGATCTGGAAGCCTTGCTGTGGCAGGAGGTTCGGCTGATCTGAGCGTGGCAACGACGAATGGACGGTGGCAGGCAACCGTTGAAGCCGCAGCCGTGCCGGTGGCTCCCTTTTTGCCGGCACAAGCAGCAGGAATTGCGGATGATTTGGGACAGCTAACCGGCACGTTTAATTTATCAGGACGTACCGATTCCTTAACTTTAGCCGCGATCAATGCCACCGGCTCTGGAAGCTTGGGGGTTGCCGGTGGGACAGTTGAGGCCCAAAATGTGCGGGTGGCTAACGGTCAATGGCAGGCAAATGTGGAACCAACCGGCGTTCAACTGAGCCGGTTTTCTCCCGATTTGCGGGGGTTATTTAGTGGTGATTTAAATGTGTCCGGTAGTTTAACGCAGTTAACACCGGCAGCGATTCGCGCTCAAGGCGATGTGCGTTTTTCTGAAGGGGTGGCGATCATCAACGATCCTCTGACGGCTGCGATTGTCTGGGACGGTGAAAAGGTGCAAATTAACCAGGCAACCGCCCCTGGTGTAGACGCCAGAGGCTTTCTCTACGCACAGCTAGAAGGTGCCGGTGCGCCTCAATTGACGGGCATTGATTTAAATGTACAAGCGAGTAAGTTTAATCTTAAAAACCTCCCGCTGGAACAACTTCCCGATGCGGTGGCATTTACCGGCCTGAGTGATTTTACTGGACGCATCACCGGCACGCCCAGTACGCCCCAGGTGGTGGGAGATGTGCGGGTATATGACTTGGTGCTGAATCAAGTTGCATTCGAGCCGGTTCTTAGCGGTAGTGTGAATTATGCTGCCGGCAAACAAGTGAACTTGCAACTGGCTGGCACTCAAGACCAAATTGCCTTCAATTTAGATGAAAATAACCTTCCCACGAATTTTCTCGTCCGTCGCGGGGAAGCCTTTGCTAGCGGCACTCGCACCGGCAATCAGTTGCAACTCAGTGTCGAACAGTTTCCTTTAACCGCACTGAACTTGCCAGCGCCGGCAGTTGCAGGGCCAGGATTTGTTACTGGCAAGGTTTCTGGCAACTTTGATGTGAATTTGGGAAATTACCTTGCAACGCGAGATTTCACGTCTCTACAGTTGGCTGGAGCCGTTAGGATTGATGATCCCCGCGTTGGATATATCAAAGCGGATAGTTTCGAGGGTCAGCTCAGCTTTGTTAATGGGGCGGCAAGCCTCACCGGCGGCGAGTTGCAGATTGGAGAAAGTCAGTATTTGTTAGCCGGCAGCGTCACAGCCGGCCCGAACCCGCAATACCAAGCTCAGGTAAGGGTGGTGCAAGGCAAGTTGCAGCAAATCCTGACATCGCTGCAAGTGTTTAGGCTACAGGATCTCACGCGAGGAGCGCAGGCACCTGACTACGCCAGTGGGGCTGAGGTAGCCCCTGTGGGAGTCGGTTTGCCCAATGCGGATTTGCTGACTCAATTGCGCCGGTTTTCCGAAATTGATGCCCTATTAGATCAGCAAAGGGCGGCGCGAGAAGAGTCTTCGCCATTGCCAGATTTAGCCGAGTTGGATGGCGCATTTGGGGCGGAAATTAACGTAGCCGGTTCCTTGCAGACTGGGGTGGAGGAAGCAAGATTTCAGGTGCGCGGCCAAGATTGGAACTGGGGGCGCTACACGGTGGATCAGGTGGTTGCCGATGGCAGTTTTGATGACGGGGTGCTGACGCTGCTGCCGCTACGCTTTGAACGGGGAGACACGCTGGTGGCTTTCTCTGGAAAAATTGGCGGTGAAAATCAATCGGGACAGTTGCAAGTGCAAAATTTCCCGGTAGAACCGTTGCAGGATTTTGCGGCGCAGTTTGGGCCGGTGCCGGTGGATGTCACCGGCAAGCTAAATGCGAAGGCAACTTTGGGCGGCAGTTTGTTGAATCCGCAAGCGATCGGGGAAATCCGGCTGGAAGAGGGAACGCTGAACCAGACGCCCATTCAAACGGCACAGGCGAGTTTCTCTTATTCACAAGCTCGTTTGGAGTTTGGCGCGACGGCGGTGGTTTCCGGTCCCGATCCGATTCAAGTGGTTGGCAGTGTGCCTTTCCCGGCGCTGCCAGGGAATGACCAGATCAATGTGGCGGTGAATGTGCAAAATGAGGGTCTGGCGCTGTTAAATGTGCTTAGCGGCCAGGAGATTAGATGGGTTGATGGTCAGGGACAGGTACAGGTGCGTGTAGAGGGGACTTTAAATGCGCCGACCATTACGGGGGTTGCTCAGGTTCAGAATGCAACGCTGGAAGCGAGGCTGCTACCGGAACCTTTAACCGATGTGACGGGAAGAGTTTTGTTTAACCGTGACCGCATTGTGGTAGAAGGCATTCAAGGTCAGTTCAGTGATGGCCAAGTTGTGGCTCAGGGTGTGTTGCCGATTGTGAATGAACTTGCACCCGATGATCCAGGCCGGCAGAATCCTTTGCGGATCAGTCTTGACCGGCTGGCGGTGAATCTCAAAGGCTTATATCGCGGCGGTGTCACCGGCTTAGTTGGAATTGGTGGGACGGCCCTACAACCTGTAGTGAGCGGGCGCATTCAGCTCAATGATGGTCAGGTTTTGCTGGCTGACGCGGCGGCGGCGGGTGGCGGCGGCGGCGGTGTCGGTGGCGCTGCCGGCGGGGGTGCCGGTGGCGGTGGCCCAGAGGTTAGTTTTAACCAACTGGTGTTGGTTCTGGGCGATAATCTCAGAATTACCCGCCAGCCGGTGTTGAATTTCGCAGCGACCGGCAATCTAACAATTAATGGCCCTCTGTATGACCTGCAACCGAGTGGAACGATTAGCTTGACGCGCGGCGAGGTCAATTTATTTACCACTCAGTTCAGGCTAGATGGTGGCTACCCACAGACGGCGACGTTTACCCCTGAAGGAGGTTTAAACCCCTATCTGGATGTCCGGTTAGCAGCGTCTGTTGCTGAGGTGAGGGGAAGCCTGCAGCCTATCAAGGCTGGGTCGTCTGAGATTAATGACGCTCTCACTGGTTTGGGAGAAGCGCAAACGGTTCGGATTATTGCCAAAGTAGAAGGGCCGGCGAGCCAACTGTTTGATAATCTGGAGCTGACGAGTTCTCCAGGGCGCAGCGAATCTGAGATTGTAGGGTTGCTGGGTGGCGGCTTTGTGAATACCTTGGGACGAGGAGACACGACGCTGGCGATCGCTAACTTGGCCGGTTCCGCTTTGCTCAGTCCGATTGAATCATTGCTGGGTCGAGCTTTGGGACTTAGTGAGTTTCGTCTATTTCCGACGATCACGACGAAGGATGGAACGAGTTCTTCGAGTTTGGATTTGGCGGCTGAAGCCGGCTTTGATATCACTCGCAATATCTCAGCTTCGATTTTAAGGGTTCTCACTGACGATCAACCCACGGATTTCAGTCTCCGCTACCGGCTCAACGAGCAACTTCTTCTAAGGGGTTCAACCGATTTCTCTGGAGAAAGTCGTGCAACGGTTGAGTATGATGTTCGTTTTTAA
- a CDS encoding phage holin family protein produces MDLVSLLITWLITAVSLFAISYLPIGVEIDGFNKALLSAAVFGLLNAFVRPILQILALPLTVVTFGLFSIILNAIIFGLAAYLVTGFRLRYGFWSALLGAILLAFVRSLIYQFLKI; encoded by the coding sequence ATGGATCTGGTTTCACTTTTAATTACTTGGCTAATTACTGCGGTTAGTTTGTTTGCCATTTCATATCTGCCTATCGGGGTGGAAATCGACGGATTTAATAAAGCATTACTTTCCGCAGCAGTTTTTGGACTTTTGAATGCTTTTGTGCGTCCAATTCTACAGATTTTGGCGTTACCCCTAACGGTGGTAACTTTTGGCTTATTCTCAATTATTCTCAACGCGATTATCTTTGGATTAGCCGCTTATTTAGTCACCGGCTTTAGACTGCGCTATGGTTTTTGGAGCGCTTTGCTGGGTGCGATTTTATTAGCTTTCGTGAGAAGTCTAATCTATCAGTTTCTAAAAATTTAG
- a CDS encoding ATP-binding protein, which translates to MNPEKPLGSVIQGSLSQGLEVRLHPDVSVEDMRVGKFLVVRGTRSHFFCMLTDVCLGTSSARIVANPPLPEDDFLQAVLAGSGTYGTISLSPMLMLTPDELEEWERGGTAGVQRRAGAEENDGKGVLASFQAQSGRQIELLPVKTIPSHFSQVFDASERDFRSVFGWEDDPHRRNFAIGKPLDMDVPVCIDLDRFVERSNGVFGKSGTGKSFLTRLLLSGVIRKQAAVNLIFDMHSEYGWEAATEGKQFSTVKGLRQLFPSQVEIYTLDPTSTKRRGVRDAQELYLSYDQIEVEDISLVQRELNLSEASIENAIILRNEFGKSWITQLLAMSNEEIQMFCEEKRGNKSSIMALQRKLMRLDELKYMRNSSPKDYIGQILESITAGKHIVIEFGSQSDMLSYMLATNMISRRIHASYVQKSERFLQSKNPIDRPRQLVITIEEAHRFLDPAIVRSTIFGTIAREMRKYFVTLLIVDQRPSGIDNEVMSQVGTRITALLNDDKDIDAIFTGVSGGQSLRSVLSKLDSKQQALILGHAVPMPVVVQTRPYDATFYKEIGEVAWEEMPTETVLKAAEAARADLGF; encoded by the coding sequence ATGAATCCAGAAAAGCCTTTAGGCTCGGTTATTCAAGGTTCCCTTAGTCAGGGACTCGAAGTGCGACTTCATCCGGATGTATCTGTAGAAGATATGCGGGTGGGTAAATTCCTGGTTGTTCGGGGCACGCGATCGCACTTTTTTTGTATGCTCACAGACGTTTGTCTGGGAACGTCGAGTGCTCGGATTGTGGCGAATCCTCCCCTCCCGGAGGATGATTTTTTGCAGGCGGTTCTAGCCGGCAGCGGTACTTATGGCACGATTAGTCTGTCGCCGATGCTGATGCTGACGCCAGATGAACTGGAGGAATGGGAGAGAGGCGGAACGGCGGGAGTGCAGCGGCGTGCCGGCGCAGAAGAAAATGATGGTAAAGGGGTGCTTGCTTCTTTCCAGGCACAAAGCGGCAGGCAGATCGAATTGCTGCCGGTGAAAACAATTCCCAGCCATTTCTCTCAGGTTTTTGACGCCAGTGAACGCGATTTCCGCAGCGTTTTTGGTTGGGAAGATGATCCCCACCGGCGCAATTTTGCTATTGGCAAACCGCTTGATATGGATGTGCCGGTTTGTATTGACTTAGATCGGTTTGTGGAACGCAGTAATGGTGTGTTTGGCAAATCTGGAACCGGCAAATCATTTTTAACTCGCCTGTTGCTATCTGGGGTGATTCGCAAGCAAGCAGCGGTGAACCTGATTTTTGATATGCACTCCGAGTACGGTTGGGAAGCGGCAACTGAAGGCAAACAATTTAGCACTGTTAAAGGTTTGCGACAGTTATTCCCCAGCCAAGTTGAAATTTACACCCTCGATCCCACCTCAACAAAACGCCGTGGGGTGCGAGATGCTCAAGAACTTTATCTTAGCTACGATCAAATTGAAGTTGAAGATATTAGCCTTGTTCAAAGAGAGTTAAATCTTTCAGAAGCCAGCATCGAAAATGCCATCATTCTCCGCAACGAGTTTGGCAAATCTTGGATTACTCAGTTGTTGGCGATGAGCAATGAAGAAATTCAGATGTTTTGTGAGGAGAAGCGGGGTAATAAATCTTCAATTATGGCGCTGCAACGCAAACTCATGCGTTTGGATGAACTCAAGTATATGCGGAACAGCAGCCCGAAGGATTATATCGGTCAGATTTTAGAATCGATCACTGCCGGTAAACACATCGTCATTGAATTCGGGTCTCAATCGGATATGCTGTCGTATATGCTGGCGACGAATATGATTTCTCGCCGCATCCACGCCAGTTATGTTCAAAAATCCGAGCGGTTTTTACAGTCAAAAAATCCCATTGATCGCCCTCGGCAACTGGTGATTACCATTGAAGAAGCGCACCGTTTTCTTGATCCAGCGATTGTGCGATCAACAATTTTTGGCACCATTGCACGAGAAATGCGGAAATATTTTGTCACCCTACTGATCGTCGATCAGCGTCCTTCGGGAATTGATAATGAGGTGATGTCTCAAGTTGGCACCCGCATCACTGCTTTGCTGAATGATGACAAAGATATTGATGCAATTTTCACCGGCGTCTCTGGCGGACAAAGTTTGCGCTCAGTTTTGTCTAAGTTGGATTCCAAGCAACAAGCCCTGATTTTAGGTCATGCCGTGCCAATGCCGGTGGTTGTGCAGACTCGTCCCTATGATGCAACCTTTTACAAGGAAATTGGGGAGGTTGCCTGGGAAGAAATGCCTACTGAAACAGTGTTAAAAGCTGCCGAAGCGGCTAGAGCGGATTTAGGCTTTTAG